In the genome of Planctomycetota bacterium, one region contains:
- the bamA gene encoding outer membrane protein assembly factor BamA yields MGFCRIRNWAAAAMVMLCLGAAALGQGADVTARPVREVKVQGLKEVDQQLVLNQIRTHAGDAYDAAKVAQDIQNITRLGRFGTVRAQVDPNADGTVTLTYVVSEQPLLADVQVVGNKAYNDDELMEKVMLRAGDPRDPFLIERARDAIRKQYQDGGYFLADVTVDQDTLNDTGILILRVREGPRVKVRQIRYEGNVAFTAKELQSRIKTKTYMFIFRKGILSREQLDTDVSHLRDFYAERGYLDARVGRRVELSDDQLDAGVVFVIDEGRQYTVANIAIEGNELYSKDQILEAMAMKVGDLFSLERLKAASESLDDLYGKLGFIETKVNIQRVFDPTAPTVDLKVSIKESKQAKVGSVIIADNALTQDKVIRRQVRGMDPGRPLDKTGIEVTEQRIRSTGIIQDATVTVLGQPEDETRDVLIEVKEANTGSLSFGAAVSSDSGVFGAIDLTQRNFDITDTPESWGEFFSGRAFRGAGQFFSISLQPGTEFQRYQVSFREPYIFDSDYFLDTSLFYFTRQRESWDEARLGGTLGVGKRFGDVWSASVRGRMEQINIDNIDRGAPVDVFAVQGKSLVDSLGFFLTRNTAQVDKDLLPYKGTRTNAGIERVGVFGGDYDFTRVTASWDGYLLLDEDFFGRKTTLKLSLETGYILESNESPIFERFYAGGHRSFRGFRFRGVGPRGIRNDTKRLGGDPVGGDFMFLAGLEYNYPIFEDVIRGVFFTDTGTVQDRFGFDEYRVSVGAGIRLKLPFLGQAPFALDFAYPLISQDGDEKRLFSFDLALPF; encoded by the coding sequence TTGGGCTTTTGTCGAATCAGAAACTGGGCCGCCGCGGCGATGGTCATGTTGTGCCTCGGCGCCGCGGCGCTTGGACAAGGCGCGGACGTGACCGCGCGCCCGGTGCGCGAGGTCAAGGTGCAGGGCCTCAAGGAAGTCGATCAGCAACTGGTGCTCAACCAGATTCGCACCCACGCCGGCGACGCCTACGACGCCGCGAAGGTCGCCCAGGACATTCAGAACATCACGCGCCTGGGCCGCTTCGGCACCGTCCGCGCGCAGGTCGACCCCAACGCCGACGGCACGGTGACGCTGACCTACGTCGTCAGCGAGCAGCCGCTATTGGCGGATGTGCAGGTGGTGGGCAACAAGGCGTACAACGACGACGAGCTGATGGAGAAGGTGATGCTGCGTGCGGGCGATCCGCGCGATCCGTTCCTCATCGAGCGCGCCCGCGATGCGATCCGCAAACAGTACCAGGACGGCGGATACTTCCTGGCTGACGTGACCGTCGATCAGGACACGCTCAACGACACGGGCATTCTGATCCTCCGCGTGCGTGAAGGCCCGCGCGTGAAGGTGCGGCAGATCCGCTACGAAGGCAACGTCGCCTTCACCGCCAAGGAACTGCAGAGCCGCATCAAGACCAAGACGTACATGTTCATCTTCCGCAAGGGCATCCTTTCGCGCGAGCAGCTCGACACGGACGTGTCGCATCTGCGCGACTTTTACGCCGAGCGGGGGTATCTGGATGCGCGGGTCGGGCGTCGGGTGGAGCTTTCGGACGACCAGCTCGACGCGGGCGTGGTGTTCGTGATCGACGAGGGCCGGCAGTACACGGTGGCGAACATCGCCATCGAGGGCAACGAGCTTTACTCGAAGGACCAGATTCTCGAAGCGATGGCGATGAAGGTCGGCGACCTGTTCAGTCTGGAGCGCCTCAAGGCGGCCAGCGAATCGCTCGACGACCTGTACGGCAAGCTCGGGTTCATCGAGACGAAGGTCAACATCCAGCGCGTGTTCGATCCGACCGCGCCGACGGTGGACCTCAAGGTGTCGATCAAGGAAAGCAAGCAGGCGAAGGTCGGCTCGGTGATCATCGCCGACAACGCCCTGACGCAGGACAAGGTGATCCGCCGGCAGGTGCGCGGCATGGACCCCGGACGCCCGCTGGACAAGACCGGCATCGAAGTCACCGAGCAGCGCATCCGCAGCACCGGCATCATTCAGGACGCCACCGTCACCGTGCTGGGCCAGCCCGAGGATGAAACCCGCGATGTGCTCATCGAGGTCAAGGAAGCCAACACCGGCTCGCTGAGCTTCGGCGCCGCGGTCAGCTCCGACAGCGGCGTGTTCGGCGCGATCGATCTGACGCAGCGCAATTTCGACATCACCGATACGCCCGAATCGTGGGGCGAATTCTTCAGCGGGCGCGCCTTCCGCGGCGCCGGGCAGTTCTTTTCGATTTCGCTTCAGCCGGGCACCGAGTTTCAGCGCTACCAGGTCAGCTTCCGCGAGCCGTACATCTTCGACAGCGACTACTTCCTGGACACGAGTCTGTTCTACTTCACGCGTCAGCGCGAAAGCTGGGACGAAGCGCGGCTGGGCGGGACGCTGGGCGTGGGCAAGCGGTTCGGCGATGTGTGGTCGGCTTCGGTGCGCGGACGCATGGAGCAGATCAACATCGACAACATCGACCGCGGCGCCCCCGTCGACGTCTTCGCCGTGCAGGGCAAGAGTCTCGTCGACAGTCTGGGCTTCTTCCTGACGCGCAACACCGCGCAGGTGGACAAAGACCTGCTGCCCTACAAGGGCACGCGCACCAATGCGGGCATCGAGCGCGTCGGCGTGTTCGGCGGCGATTACGACTTTACCCGCGTGACCGCAAGCTGGGACGGATATCTGCTGCTCGACGAGGACTTCTTCGGCCGCAAAACCACGCTCAAGCTCAGTCTCGAAACCGGCTACATCCTCGAGTCCAACGAGTCGCCGATCTTCGAGCGGTTCTACGCCGGCGGCCACCGCAGCTTCCGCGGATTCCGGTTCCGCGGCGTGGGCCCGCGCGGCATCCGCAACGACACCAAGCGCCTCGGCGGCGACCCGGTCGGCGGCGACTTCATGTTCCTGGCCGGCCTCGAATACAACTACCCGATCTTCGAAGATGTGATCCGCGGCGTGTTCTTCACCGACACCGGCACGGTGCAGGATCGGTTCGGATTCGATGAGTACCGCGTGTCCGTGGGCGCGGGCATCCGGCTTAAACTGCCGTTTTTGGGACAGGCCCCCTTCGCGCTGGACTTCGCTTATCCGCTCATTTCGCAGGACGGCGACGAAAAGCGCCTCTTCAGCTTCGACCTGGCCCTGCCTTTCTGA
- the lpxD gene encoding UDP-3-O-(3-hydroxymyristoyl)glucosamine N-acyltransferase, which translates to MSMTLEQLARTIGATIRGAADPNMTVERCVGLEEAGASDISFLANPKYIDQLAATKAAAVIVAPDVKADHLTLLTADDPYFAFRNAVVALHGYRQHPAPADGPISKLAVIHPTAKIGEGTVVHPFAVISENVAIGARGVIYPHTFIGPDTIIGDDCQLYPNVVIYDRCVLGHRVTLHAGCVIGQDGFGYATHKGAHHKIPQSGNVVIEDDVEMGAGCAIDRATLGSTVIGKGTKFSDLIAIGHGTKVGKHNLLVALVGLAGSVETGDYVVMGGQVGVAGHLKIGHQVQIAATSGVMNDIPDKTQIGGTPAVPLTEAKRIHLHTMRLPDLAARLKKLEREIEKLRNES; encoded by the coding sequence ATGTCAATGACGCTTGAACAACTGGCCCGGACCATCGGCGCGACGATCCGGGGCGCCGCCGACCCGAACATGACCGTCGAGCGATGCGTGGGGCTGGAGGAAGCCGGGGCGTCCGATATCTCCTTCCTCGCCAATCCCAAATACATCGATCAGCTCGCCGCCACCAAAGCCGCCGCCGTCATCGTCGCCCCCGATGTCAAGGCCGATCATCTGACCCTGCTGACCGCGGACGATCCTTATTTCGCCTTCCGAAACGCCGTCGTCGCACTGCATGGTTATCGTCAGCATCCCGCCCCCGCCGACGGCCCGATCAGCAAGCTCGCCGTGATTCACCCCACCGCGAAAATCGGCGAGGGCACCGTGGTGCATCCCTTTGCCGTCATCAGCGAGAATGTCGCCATCGGCGCCCGCGGCGTCATCTATCCGCATACCTTCATCGGCCCGGACACGATCATCGGCGATGACTGCCAGCTCTACCCCAACGTCGTCATCTACGACCGCTGCGTCCTCGGGCATCGCGTGACCCTTCACGCCGGCTGCGTCATCGGACAAGACGGCTTCGGCTACGCCACCCACAAAGGCGCTCACCACAAAATCCCACAGTCCGGCAACGTCGTCATCGAAGACGATGTCGAGATGGGCGCCGGGTGCGCCATCGACCGCGCGACCCTCGGCTCGACCGTCATCGGCAAGGGCACGAAGTTCTCCGACCTGATCGCCATCGGCCATGGCACCAAGGTCGGCAAACACAATCTGCTCGTCGCCCTCGTCGGACTCGCCGGCTCCGTCGAAACCGGCGACTACGTCGTCATGGGCGGACAAGTCGGCGTGGCTGGTCACTTGAAGATCGGCCATCAGGTCCAGATCGCCGCGACCTCCGGCGTCATGAACGACATCCCCGACAAAACCCAGATCGGCGGCACCCCCGCCGTCCCGCTCACCGAAGCCAAACGCATTCATTTACACACGATGCGCCTCCCCGACCTCGCCGCCCGACTCAAAAAGCTCGAGCGCGAGATCGAAAAACTCCGTAACGAATCCTGA
- a CDS encoding DUF111 family protein produces the protein MSKHLHIDPFAGIAGDMFLGACIDLGAPLEAIDAALRPLPIELPYRITVAETHRHAIRGLDLKVHIGEGQRRAAADHHHDHAHSHDHGHHHHDHAAHSPYTAIMKMIDQLDTAERARDRARRIVTMLGEAEAAVHGMSLDEVHFHEVGAVDSIVDMLGSAVALELLGVDTVSSAALPIGHGFVRCAHGLMPLPAPATAEILKGVPHLGVNREGETVTPTGAAIVAALASDFGPMPPMNVRAVGYGAGDRDTPDMPNLVRLFLGERVSV, from the coding sequence ATGTCCAAACATCTCCACATCGACCCCTTCGCGGGCATCGCCGGCGACATGTTCCTCGGAGCGTGCATCGACCTTGGCGCTCCGCTCGAAGCCATTGACGCCGCCCTGCGCCCATTGCCCATCGAACTGCCCTACCGGATCACCGTCGCCGAGACGCATCGCCATGCGATCCGCGGCCTCGATCTGAAAGTGCACATTGGCGAAGGTCAGCGCCGCGCGGCCGCCGATCATCATCATGATCATGCCCATTCGCACGATCATGGACATCATCATCACGATCACGCCGCTCACTCGCCCTACACGGCGATCATGAAGATGATCGATCAGCTCGACACGGCCGAGCGCGCCCGCGACCGCGCCCGGCGGATTGTCACGATGCTCGGCGAAGCGGAGGCGGCGGTGCACGGCATGAGTCTGGACGAAGTGCATTTTCACGAAGTCGGGGCCGTCGACTCGATCGTCGACATGCTCGGGTCGGCCGTCGCTCTGGAGCTGCTTGGCGTGGACACCGTTTCGAGCGCCGCCCTGCCGATCGGTCACGGGTTCGTCCGATGCGCGCACGGCCTGATGCCCCTGCCCGCCCCGGCCACCGCCGAAATCCTCAAGGGCGTCCCCCACTTGGGCGTCAACCGCGAAGGCGAAACCGTCACACCCACCGGCGCGGCGATCGTCGCCGCGCTGGCGAGCGACTTTGGCCCGATGCCCCCCATGAACGTCCGGGCCGTCGGCTACGGCGCCGGCGATCGCGACACGCCCGACATGCCGAATCTCGTTCGCCTCTTCCTCGGCGAACGCGTCAGCGTCTGA
- a CDS encoding STAS domain-containing protein produces the protein MPIQIWSDDILLVDTSDEPAFSEDLAAVMHRLDGGPPRHVVVNMSAVAHINSSNISQMLRLRQKLVKLERRMRVCSVPNHIWGVMMTTGLDKVFEFSPDVPSALAAMQLGSKK, from the coding sequence ATGCCTATACAGATCTGGTCGGATGACATTCTGCTGGTTGACACCTCCGACGAGCCGGCGTTTTCAGAAGATCTGGCGGCCGTGATGCACCGGCTCGACGGCGGACCGCCGCGGCATGTCGTGGTCAACATGAGCGCGGTCGCGCACATCAATTCGTCGAATATTTCGCAAATGCTGCGCCTCCGCCAGAAGCTCGTCAAGCTCGAGCGGCGGATGCGCGTGTGCAGCGTGCCTAACCATATCTGGGGCGTGATGATGACGACGGGGCTCGACAAGGTGTTCGAGTTCTCGCCGGACGTGCCCAGCGCGCTGGCGGCGATGCAACTGGGCTCCAAGAAATGA
- the gyrA gene encoding DNA gyrase subunit A produces MTDEPNIDPNQDPKTPGEPFNEGNIVDLAIDRELQDSYLTYAMSTIMDRALPDVRDGLKPSQRRILVAMNDLNLGPRSKHRKCAKICGDTSGNYHPHGESVVYPTLVGMAQHWKMRATLVDPQGNFGSIDGDPPAAMRYTEARLAAPAMEMLADLKLDTVDFQENYDATRDEPTVLPGKFPNLLVNGGVGIAVGMATSLPPHNVGEICDAIVATIDKPDIELADLIQIVPGPDFPTGGSICGRRGIIEGYSSGRGRLIVRAKTHFEEQKSGKTLIVVDEIPYQILKTTIIDQIVAAVKNEKIDDIADVNDYSGREGMRLVVECKKGADADVVLNQLYRFTSLQSTISIMNIALVNRQPRTLGLRDLIQLFIDHRLEVITRRTRHLLRKAQQEAHIREGLIYAVCDIDEVIKLIRTSKTRDEAIDKLMARGFRIPEDHPAAPRIPQRLKDQAAKTATGQIRLSKAQAEAIGRMQLISLVGLEIEKLVGEYTELISEIEGYELILSDERRVLDIIREDTLEMKDKYNSPRRTVIEEGEAEDLEIGDLIPQEDVVVTISHEGYVKRLPVDAYRTQGRGGQGVIGADTRDEDFTEHVFVGSTHADLLCFTNTGRVFKIKIYQIPQASRTSRGRNIINLIDLREGERVCAFLPIVDFERHSDFLVFATEEGLVKRTSLKMYQNVNRSGLIAVTLKEGDRLIDVRLTSGNDHLLLCTAGGMAIRFDENDARAMGRGAAGVKGISLSEGDRVVSMVKADDSKQLLTICANGYGKRTPMVEYLVQPEQGDPHPQKRGGKGRNDINTTERNGPAVVAMAVSEDDQMMLITEQGMIVRTTVAEVRQTGRGTQGVRVIKLKEGDQLMSAARIAEEPAEQ; encoded by the coding sequence ATGACTGACGAACCCAATATCGATCCGAATCAGGACCCCAAGACGCCCGGCGAGCCCTTCAATGAGGGGAACATCGTCGATCTGGCCATCGACCGCGAGCTTCAGGATTCGTACCTGACGTATGCGATGTCGACGATCATGGACCGCGCGTTGCCGGATGTGCGCGACGGGCTCAAGCCCTCGCAGCGGCGCATCCTCGTGGCGATGAACGACCTGAACCTCGGGCCGCGGTCCAAGCATCGTAAGTGCGCCAAGATCTGCGGCGACACGTCGGGCAACTATCACCCGCACGGCGAATCGGTCGTGTATCCGACATTGGTCGGCATGGCGCAGCATTGGAAGATGCGCGCCACGCTCGTCGATCCGCAGGGCAACTTCGGGTCGATCGACGGCGACCCGCCCGCCGCGATGCGATACACCGAAGCACGCCTCGCCGCCCCGGCGATGGAGATGCTCGCGGACCTGAAGCTCGACACCGTCGACTTCCAGGAAAACTACGACGCAACGCGCGACGAACCCACCGTCCTGCCCGGCAAGTTCCCGAACCTGCTCGTCAACGGGGGCGTCGGCATCGCGGTGGGCATGGCCACCTCGCTGCCGCCGCACAATGTGGGCGAAATCTGCGACGCCATCGTGGCGACGATCGACAAGCCCGACATCGAGCTGGCGGACCTCATCCAGATCGTGCCCGGCCCGGACTTCCCGACGGGCGGGAGCATCTGCGGACGCCGCGGCATCATCGAGGGCTACTCCAGCGGGCGCGGCCGGCTCATCGTCCGCGCCAAGACGCACTTCGAAGAGCAGAAGTCCGGCAAGACGCTCATCGTCGTCGATGAAATCCCCTATCAGATTCTCAAGACGACGATCATCGATCAGATCGTCGCCGCGGTGAAGAACGAGAAGATCGACGATATCGCCGACGTGAACGATTACTCGGGCCGGGAGGGCATGCGGCTCGTCGTCGAGTGCAAGAAGGGGGCGGACGCCGACGTCGTACTCAATCAGCTTTACCGCTTCACCTCGCTTCAGTCGACGATCAGCATCATGAACATCGCGCTGGTCAATCGGCAGCCCCGCACGCTGGGACTGCGCGATCTGATTCAGCTATTCATCGATCACCGCCTCGAAGTCATCACCCGCCGCACGCGCCATCTGCTCCGCAAAGCCCAGCAGGAAGCGCATATCCGCGAGGGTCTGATCTACGCCGTCTGCGACATTGATGAAGTCATCAAGCTGATCCGCACGTCAAAGACGCGCGATGAGGCGATCGACAAGCTGATGGCGCGCGGGTTCCGCATTCCCGAGGATCATCCCGCCGCGCCGCGCATTCCGCAGCGACTTAAGGATCAAGCGGCTAAGACGGCGACGGGTCAGATCCGATTGTCCAAAGCCCAGGCCGAGGCGATTGGGCGGATGCAGCTCATCTCGCTCGTCGGGCTGGAAATCGAGAAGCTCGTCGGCGAGTACACCGAACTCATCAGCGAGATCGAAGGGTACGAGCTGATTCTCTCCGATGAGCGGCGTGTGCTGGACATCATCCGCGAAGACACGTTGGAGATGAAGGACAAGTACAACAGCCCCCGCCGGACTGTCATCGAAGAAGGCGAGGCGGAGGACCTTGAGATCGGCGACCTGATCCCGCAGGAGGATGTCGTCGTGACGATTTCGCACGAGGGGTACGTCAAGCGGCTTCCCGTCGATGCGTACCGGACGCAGGGCCGGGGCGGACAGGGCGTCATCGGGGCGGACACGCGCGATGAGGATTTCACCGAGCACGTCTTCGTGGGCTCGACGCACGCCGATCTTTTGTGCTTCACGAATACGGGCCGCGTATTCAAGATCAAGATTTACCAGATTCCGCAGGCCTCGCGCACGTCGCGCGGACGGAACATCATCAACCTGATCGATCTGCGCGAAGGCGAGCGCGTGTGCGCGTTCCTGCCGATCGTCGACTTCGAGCGGCACAGCGACTTCCTCGTGTTCGCGACGGAAGAGGGCTTGGTCAAGCGGACGAGTCTGAAGATGTATCAGAACGTCAATCGCTCGGGGCTCATCGCGGTGACACTCAAGGAAGGCGACCGGCTCATCGACGTGCGGCTCACGAGCGGGAACGATCATCTGTTGCTCTGCACGGCGGGGGGCATGGCGATCCGCTTTGATGAGAACGATGCCCGTGCGATGGGCCGCGGCGCGGCGGGCGTCAAGGGCATCTCGCTTTCCGAGGGCGATCGCGTGGTGAGCATGGTCAAAGCGGACGACAGCAAGCAATTGCTCACGATCTGTGCGAACGGGTACGGCAAGCGGACGCCGATGGTCGAGTACCTGGTGCAGCCGGAGCAGGGCGATCCGCATCCGCAGAAGCGCGGGGGCAAGGGCCGCAACGACATCAACACGACGGAGCGGAACGGACCGGCGGTCGTGGCGATGGCGGTCAGCGAGGACGATCAGATGATGCTCATCACGGAGCAGGGCATGATCGTGCGGACGACGGTGGCGGAGGTGCGTCAGACCGGCCGCGGCACGCAGGGCGTGCGCGTGATCAAGCTCAAGGAAGGCGATCAGCTCATGTCCGCCGCCCGCATCGCCGAGGAACCCGCCGAGCAATGA
- a CDS encoding type II toxin-antitoxin system HicB family antitoxin: MRILKYAVVIEKAQGNLSAYVPDLPGCVTTGRTIAEIEAGLREAIELHVQGLREDGQPVPEPTTQCEYIEAEVA, translated from the coding sequence ATGCGTATCCTCAAATACGCCGTCGTGATTGAAAAGGCACAGGGCAACCTCAGTGCATACGTCCCCGACCTGCCCGGCTGCGTCACGACCGGACGAACCATCGCGGAGATCGAAGCGGGCCTGCGCGAGGCCATCGAGCTGCACGTGCAGGGGCTTCGCGAAGACGGGCAGCCCGTCCCAGAGCCGACGACGCAATGCGAATACATCGAGGCGGAAGTCGCCTGA